A section of the Pithys albifrons albifrons isolate INPA30051 chromosome 4, PitAlb_v1, whole genome shotgun sequence genome encodes:
- the YWHAZ gene encoding 14-3-3 protein zeta/delta yields MDKNELVQKAKLAEQAERYDDMASCMKSVTEQGAELSNEERNLLSVAYKNVVGARRSSWRVVSSIEQKTEGAEKKQQMAREYREKIETELRDICNDVLSLLEKFLIPNASQAESKVFYLKMKGDYYRYLAEVAAGDDKKGIVEQSQQAYQEAFEISKKEMQPTHPIRLGLALNFSVFYYEILNSPEKACSLAKTAFDEAIAELDTLSEESYKDSTLIMQLLRDNLTLWTSDTQGDEAEAGEGGEN; encoded by the exons ATGGATAAAaatgagctggtgcagaaggcCAAACTGGCTGAGCAGGCTGAAAGATATGATGACATGGCAAGTTGCATGAAGTCTGTGACTGAGCAAGGAGCTGAGTTGTCCAACGAAGAGAGGAATCTTCTCTCTGTTGCTTATAAAAATGTTGTAGGAGCCCGTAGGTCATCTTGGAGAGTCGTCTCAAGTATTGAACAAAAGACGGAAGGTGCTGAGAAAAAACAGCAGATGGCTCGAgaatacagagagaaaattgAGACTGAGCTAAGAGACATCTGCAATGATGTGCTG tCTCTGTTGGAAAAGTTCTTGATCCCTAATGCTTCGCAAGCAGAAAGTAAAGTTTTctatttgaaaatgaaaggagaCTACTACCGTTACTTGGCCGAGGTTGCTGCTGGAGATGACAAGAAAG GAATAGTGGAGCAATCACAACAGGCATATCAAGAAGCTTTTGAAATCAGTAAAAAGGAGATGCAACCAACACATCCCATCAGATTAGGCCTGGCTCTGAACTTCTCAGTGTTTTATTATGAGATTCTCAATTCCCCGGAGAAAGCCTGTTCCCTTGCAAAAACG GCTTTCGATGAAGCAATTGCTGAACTTGATACATTAAGTGAAGAGTCATACAAAGACAGCACGCTAATAATGCAGTTACTGAGAGACAACTTGACA TTGTGGACATCGGATACCCAAGGAGATGAAGCCgaagcaggagaaggaggggagAATTAA